The genomic region GTAGCCATAAGAAATTGCGAGGTCGCCAACACCGCCCCCGCCGATGGTGCCGGCCATCGCGGTGGCGGAAATCAAGGTAATAGTCGAGGTTGTGAGCGCCAAAATAATGCCGGCTTTGGCCTCGGGCAACAAGAAGTAGCGGATGGTCTGCCAGGTGGTAGCGCCCATCGATTCGGCGGCTTCCAAGATTCCGGAGTCCACGTCCAAAACGGATTGCTCAATCAGTCGGGCCATAAAGGGCGCTATGAAAATAGTCAGTGGAACCAGTGCCGCGGTGGTGCCAATCGAGGATCCGACAATGACCCGGGTAAACGGCAAGATGGCGACCATCAAGATAATAAACGGCAGCGAACGCACCGTGTTGACTACGAAGTTGACGATTTCATAGAGCCAGCGCACCGGGCGCAGACCGCCGGGACGGTTGAGCACCAAAATAATGCCTAAGCCAGCACCTAAAATCGTGCCGATGAGCAGCGAAATGCCCACCATATATAGGGTCTCGATGGCGGCTTCGCCGTATTTTTCAAAACCGACGCGGGTGTCGAAGATATCTGTTAGATCCATTAGTTCACATCCTCTACTTCCAGGCCGGGGCGGTGGGAAAGGTGGGCTAGGCTGGCATCGATAAGCGATGCGTTTTGGGCAGACAAACCTATAACCACGGTGCCAACTGACTGCCGACGCAAGGCGGCATCGGAAGCATGCAGCAGCGATGCCTGAATGCCCTGGTTAGCAAAATCCGAGATGAGGTCACGGGCTGCGCCGCCGTTGTGGATGGCGCGAATGACGCGGTCGAATTTGCCGCTGCGCACCTCCTGCTCGATGGCCAACGGGAGCTTTTGCGGCACCACGGTTTCAACAAATTGGCGGGTCAGTTCTTGCTGCGGGTGAGCAAAGACCTGTGCGACATCGCCGTTTTCGATTACGCGGCCGTGCTCCATCACTGCGATGTGATCCGCGATGCGCGAGACGACGGACATCTGGTGCGTGATAATTAGCACCGTGATGCCGAGTTCGCTGTTGACCTTGAGCAAAAGATCCAAAATCTGGTTAGTGGTTATCGGGTCCAGCGCAGATGTGGGCTCATCACAGATGAGGATTTTCGGGTTGGTCACCAGGGCGCGGGCGATTCCCACGCGCTGACGCTGCCCGCCGGAGAGCTGCTTCGGGGTATTTTCTGCGCGGGTATCGAGCCCGACCATCGCTAGTACCTCGGCCACGCGCTTTTTTACCTGCGCGCGTGGGGTGCCTGCCAGTACCAAGGGAAGCCCGACGTTGTGGGCCACCGATTGGCTATTGAGCAGGTTAAAGTGCTGAAAGACCATGGAGACCTCGCGGCGCAGACCACGCAGATCGCTACCGTTGAGCTTCGTGACTTCCTTGCCGAGGACCTGGACGACGCCCGAGGTGGGCTTTTCTAAGCCATTGACGGTGCGCAACAACGTGGATTTGCCCGCACCTGAGGTGCCGACCACGCCGAAGATGCTGCCGGCTGGGACTTCGGCGCTGACATCGTCAAGCGCTGTGATGCTGCCGGCTTTGGTCTCGAAGACCTTGGATACATTGCGAAAGGAAACAGCGACCATAACCCTGCTCTACTTCTGAAGTGATTCTGGGATAAACCAGTAG from Corynebacterium ammoniagenes DSM 20306 harbors:
- a CDS encoding methionine ABC transporter permease, producing the protein MDLTDIFDTRVGFEKYGEAAIETLYMVGISLLIGTILGAGLGIILVLNRPGGLRPVRWLYEIVNFVVNTVRSLPFIILMVAILPFTRVIVGSSIGTTAALVPLTIFIAPFMARLIEQSVLDVDSGILEAAESMGATTWQTIRYFLLPEAKAGIILALTTSTITLISATAMAGTIGGGGVGDLAISYGYQQFDTIAIIITVVILIVVVQLIQAFGTWWARRARND
- a CDS encoding methionine ABC transporter ATP-binding protein, translated to MVAVSFRNVSKVFETKAGSITALDDVSAEVPAGSIFGVVGTSGAGKSTLLRTVNGLEKPTSGVVQVLGKEVTKLNGSDLRGLRREVSMVFQHFNLLNSQSVAHNVGLPLVLAGTPRAQVKKRVAEVLAMVGLDTRAENTPKQLSGGQRQRVGIARALVTNPKILICDEPTSALDPITTNQILDLLLKVNSELGITVLIITHQMSVVSRIADHIAVMEHGRVIENGDVAQVFAHPQQELTRQFVETVVPQKLPLAIEQEVRSGKFDRVIRAIHNGGAARDLISDFANQGIQASLLHASDAALRRQSVGTVVIGLSAQNASLIDASLAHLSHRPGLEVEDVN